A window of the Fusarium fujikuroi IMI 58289 draft genome, chromosome FFUJ_chr09 genome harbors these coding sequences:
- a CDS encoding probable Autophagy-related protein 18: MATPTLNFITFNQDHSCLAVGTSKGFRIYHTDPFSRIFSSDDGNIAIIEMLFSTSLVALILSPRHLIIQNTKRASVICELTFPSAVLAVRLNRKRLAVVLEDEIYLYDISNMSLLHTIPTSPNPSAICALSPSSENCFIAYPLPKPREDPDARRPAHAPPHSAFVAPTSGEVLVFDTLTLKAVNVIEAHRSPLCCICLNNEGTLLATASETGTIIRVFSVPKGQKLYQFRRGTYPSTIYSMSFNLSSTLLCVSSTSDTVHIFRLGAPPGNNTAAGAPIESPGSQRQDRWSRARSFDDSESPGTSAGDSPKNESSDVVSSGNGAGSSNSAGHTRQSGSFSSMLRRSSQIMGRGVAGVVGSYLPQSVTEMWEPLRDFAYIKIPKSTVPSGTSRALRDAPGGPLRSVVAMSSSSPQVMVVTSDGGFYVYNIDMEHGGEGYLVRQFSVLEGDDKGDASGYGN, encoded by the exons ATGGCTACTCCCACCCTCAATTTCATCACTTTCAACCAAGACCACAGCTgtcttgctgttg GTACTTCCAAGGGCTTTCGCATCTACCATACCGATCCTTTCTCTCGAATCTTCAGCAGCGACGATGGGAACATTGCTATTATAGAGATGCTGTTCTCGACCTCCCTCGTCGCTCTCATTCTTTCTCCTCGCCATCTCATAATTCAGAATACTAAG AGAGCATCTGTCATTTGCGAACTTACCTTTCCCTCCGCCGTCCTAGCTGTCCGATTGAACCGAAAGCGCCTGGCGGTGGTTCTTGAGGATGAAATATACCTCTACGATATCAGCAACATGAGCCTCCTGCATACGATCCCGACTTCGCCGAATCCTTCTGCTATATGCGCCCTCTCACCTTCCTCCGAGAATTGTTTCATCGCCTATCCCCTGCCCAAGCCTCGAGAAGATCCCGACGCCCGGCGCCCTGCTCACGCACCTCCTCACTCGGCCTTTGTTGCGCCTACGTCAGGCGAAGTGTTGGTCTTCGATACTCTTACCCTGAAAGCTGTGAACGTCATCGAGGCGCATCGCTCGCCGTTGTGCTGCATCTGTCTCAATAATGAGGGTACTCTGCTCGCTACAGCCAGCGAGACAGGCACTATCATTCGTGTCTTTTCGGTACCAAAGGGCCAAAAGCTATATCAATTTCGACGTGGAACCTACCCATCCACTATCTACAGCATGTCATTTAATCTGAGCTCGACGCTATTATGTGTCTCTTCGACTTCAGATACGGTTCATATCTTCCGGCTCGGAGCCCCTCCAGGAAACAATACCGCGGCTGGGGCGCCCATTGAATCCCCGGGCTCACAGCGGCAGGATCGTTGGTCTCGAGCAAGGAGCTTCGATGACTCCGAATCCCCAGGCACCAGTGCAGGCGACTCGCCCAAGAACGAATCTTCTGATGTCGTTTCGTCTGGAAATGGCGCAGGTAGCAGCAACAGCGCAGGTCATACAAGACAGAGCGGCTCATTCAGTAGTATGCTTCGTCGCTCTTCACAAATAATGGGCCGAGGAGTTGCTGGTGTCGTGGGGTCCTACCTACCTCAATCCGTAACAGAAATGTGGGAACCTCTACGCGATTTCGCTTACATCAAGATACCAAAATCTACAGTTCCTTCGGGGACTTCAAGAGCTCTACGTGATGCTCCAGGAGGTCCCTTACGAAGCGTTGTAGCGATGAGTAGTAGCAGTCCCCAAGTAATGGTTGTCACTAGCGATGGCGGCTTTTACGTTTACAATATTGACATGGAACACGGCGGAGAAGGTTACCTGGTCAGGCAATTCTC TGTCCTGGAGGGTGACGACAAAGGCGACGCTTCAGGTTATGGAAACTAG
- a CDS encoding related to protein tyrosine phosphatase PPS1, translated as MTTVALARPIPPHRPSSTITPPLSLESSSSSTSPCSIPVPNKHLPICPTGPARPDEPHTPPPSPPSQDQLQQTSALYPLDGFKRLESSELSIYELDASNVAQALDVASRQPLPDPALVFPWFHGLHPQNHVQQSFFATRRRPLRRTPSCLRSVTLVKADGDLNCARLKGAVAPNEIVQANKPTEFIDADPREGFSVRNFQIQTVKTAVLSDIIVYGGDLIKTRKVAWDIASAQKRWRERNEDQGVWMPEYHTFVCTSPFSEFEENHPEIVAVDASSHLTGNVLDFFNQERREMWAMTEASEFSKNVFMGPTPEQGSPEEQKYDILIECSDLGRLNPLALQLIAESPDDDNKQRFFDFPSSGSILPPTWSHSEADGILETCKWIYHLAHGSYPDPESALGTDDLDAEGDSPMPSDQQPIFDVKPRKILLHCADGYTESTMLSIAYFSYSTGRPVPEAWLKLHTEKKRNFFAYPTDVALLTSITPRLLRESPVCKGLSLTEITHLTRDEPNWFAALDGSFPSRVLDYMYLGNLGHANNPDLLRALGITQILSVGETAMWREGDLEDWGKENVCVVQGVQDNGIDPLTEEFTRCLEFIDRGRRNGTATLVHCRVGVSRSATICIAEVMRSKQMSFPHAYCYVRARRLNVIIQPHLRFAYELLKYEEALQQDGDPDAEVKRTLEWAEIAREIALMNRPYSR; from the exons ATGACTACCGTCGCCCTCGCTCGACCAATTCCGCCTCACCGTCCTTCGTCTACCATAACTCCGCCACTCTCTCTTGAATCTAGCTCTAGTTCTACTTCGCCATGCTCAATTCCCGTCCCCAATAAGCATCTTCCCATATGTCCTACTGGACCTGCTCGCCCAGACGAGCCTCATACTCCGCCGCCATCACCTCCGTCTCAAGACCAGCTGCAACAGACCTCTGCTTTATATCCGCTTGACGGCTTCAAAAGACTTGAGTCGAGCGAGCTTTCTATTTATGAGCTTGATGCATCAAATGTCGCCCAGGCCCTGGACGTTGCTTCACGACAACCGCTGCCTGACCCGGCTCTGGTTTTCCCATGGTTTCATGGTCTACACCCGCAGAACCATGTTCAACAGTCCTTCTTTGCTACTCGACGGCGGCCTCTTCGGCGCACCCCCTCTTGCCTGAGATCTGTCACTCTTGTCAAAGCTGACGGAGATCTAAATTGTGCGCGGCTGAAGGGGGCGGTTGCTCCGAATGAGATCGTTCAAGCAAACAAGCCCACCGAGTTTATTGATGCGGATCCTCGGGAGGGGTTTTCTGTGAGGAACTTCCAAATCCAGACAGTAAAAACTGCAGTCTTGTCGGACATAATCGTCTATGGTGGAGATTTGATCAAAACTCGTAAAGTCGCATGGGATATCGCGAGTGCACAGAAGCGGTGGCGCGAAAGAAATGAGGATCAGGGTGTTTGGATGCCCGAGTATCATACTTTTGTTTGCACAAGTCCATTCTCAGAATTCGAAGAAAATCACCCTGAAATAGTGGCCGTAGACGCCTCCAGCCACTTGACAGGCAATGTCCTTGATTTCTTCAACCAGGAGAGACGAGAGATGTGGGCCATGACGGAGGCATCCGAGTTTTCCAAGAATGTCTTCATGGGCCCTACGCCTGAGCAGGGAAGCCCTGAAGAGCAGAAGTATGACATTTTGATTGAGTGCAGCGACCTTGGTCGGCTGAACCCATTGGCTCTCCAGCTCATTGCTGAAAGCCctgatgatgacaacaagCAGCGGTTCTTTGATTTCCCATCATCCGGAAGTATTCTTCCACCGACCTGGTCACATTCCGAAGCAGACGGTATCCTTGAAACATGTAAATGGATCTACCATCTCGCCCATGGCTCGTATCCCGACCCTGAATCAGCATTGGGCACAGATGATCTGGACGCCGAGGGAGACTCGCCTATGCCCTCAGACCAGCAACCTATCTTTGACGTCAAGCCTCGCAAGATCTTACTCCATTGCGCTGATGGCTATACTGAGTCGACTATGTTGAGCATCGCCTATTTTAGCTACAGTACGGGACGGCCTGTTCCTGAAGCATGGCTTAAACTCCATACTGAAAAGAAGCGGAATTTCTTCGCTTATCCCACCGACGTCGCATTATTAACCTCAATCACACCACGACTGCTCCGGGAGTCTCCTGTTTGCAAAGGCCTGAGCCTGACTGAAATCACTCATTTGACCAGGGATGAGCCAAACTGGTTTGCTGCCCTGGATGGATCATTCCCAAGTCGAGTCTTGGATTACATGTACTTGGGTAATCTGGGCCATGCTAATAATCCAGATCTCCTACGGGCCCTTGGCATCACTCAGATCCTGAGTGTGGGCGAGACAGCCATGTGGCGAGAGGGAGACCTTGAGGACTGGGGCAAGGAGAATGTTTGCGTGGTTCAGGGCGTTCAAGACAATGGCATTGATCCATTGACCGAGGAATTTACTCGATGTCTCGAGTTTATTG ATCGGGGCCGTCGAAATGGCACTGCAACATTGGTGCACTGCCGCGTGGGAGTTTCTCGCAGCGCTACTATCTGTATTGCCGAAGTGATGCGATCGAAGCAAATGTCTTTCCCTCATGCGTATTGCTATGTCAGAGCCCGACGCTTGAACGTAATTATTCAACCACATCTTCGATTTGCCTACGAACTTTTAAAGTATGAGGAGGCGCTCCAGCAGGACGGTGATCCAGACGCCGAAGTCAAACGAACCTTGGAGTGGGCAGAGATTGCACGGGAGATCGCACTCATGAACCGACCATATTCTCGATAA
- a CDS encoding probable excision repair protein rhp3 encodes MKFNIDDLPVLFPYPRIYPEQYAYMCDLKNAGGHCVLEMPSGTGKTVSLLSLIVAYQQYMPERRKLIYCSRTMSEIEKALVELKSLMKYRAEQLGYEEEFRGLGLTSRKNLCLHPSVKREKSGAIVDARCRSLTAGFVKEKKERGENVDVCVYHDNLDLLEPHNLIPNGVWSFDDMIRYGEEHKQCPYFTARRMMQYCNVVIFSYHYLLDPKIAERVSKDFSKDCIVVFDEAHNIDNVCIESLSTDITEDSLRKATRGAQNLENKISQMRDTDQQQLQNEYEKLVQGLRDADEARQEDAFMANPALPEDLLKEAVPGNIRRAEHFIAFLKRFIEYLKTRMKVRQVISETPPSFLAHLREHTFIEKKPLRFCAERLTSLVRTLELTNIEDYQPLQEVATFATLVATYEKGFLLILEPFESDTAEVPNPVLHFTCLDAAIAIKPVFDRFYSVIITSGTISPLEIYPKMLDFSTVIQESYAMTLARRSFMPMIVTRGSDQASVSTSFQVRNEPSVVRNYGNLLTEFAKITPDGMVVFFPSYLYMESIISMWQGMGILDEVWKYKLILVETPDAQETSLALETYRTACCNGRGAVLLCVARGKVSEGIDFDHQYGRTVLCIGVPFQYTESRILKARLQFLRETYRIKENDFLSFDAMRHAAQCLGRVLRGKDDYGIMVLADRRFQKKRSQLPKWINQGLQESDVNLSTDMAVSSARRFLRTMAQPFRAKDQEGISTWGYKDLMEHKEKMDLERIKELEEEAQRPKPAAQDNNFEYDDDEFDQDMMEMDGF; translated from the exons ATGAAGTTCAATATCGA TGACTTGCCTGTCTTATTCCCTTATCCCAGGATATACCCAG AGCAATATGC TTACATGTGTGATCTCAAAA ATGCAGGGGGCCACTGTGTTCTGGAAATGCCTTCGGGCACAGGCAAGACCGTGTCACTTCTGTCTCTCATTGTTGCGTACCAACAATACATGCCTGAAAGGCGCAAACTGATCTACTGCTCTC GTACCATGTCCGAAATTGAAAAGGCATTAGTAGAGCTGAAGTCTCTCATGAAATACCGAGCCGAGCAGCTCGGTTATGAAGAAGAGTTCCGTGGTCTGGGCTTGACGAGTCGAAAGAACCTGTGTCTTCATCCTTCAGTCAAGCGTGAGAAGAGTGGCGCCATTGTTGATGCTCGTTGCAGGAGTCTCACGGCCGGTTTTGTCAAGGAAAAAAAGGAACGTGGAGAAAACGTAGACGTCTGCGTGTATCACGAC AACCTAGACCTTCTCGAGCCTCACAATCTGATTCCTAATGGCGTCTGGTCTTTCGATGACATGATTCGATACGGTGAAGAGCATAAGCAGTGCCCATACTTTACTGCACGCCGAATG ATGCAATACTGCAACGTAGTCATATTCTCCTACCACTATCTGCTTGACCCCAAAATCGCCGAACGGGTATCAAAGGACTTTTCCAAAGACTGTATCGTTGTTTTTGATGAAGCTCACAACATTGACAACGTTTGCATCGAATCTCTCAGCACAGATATCACAGAGGACTCTCTGCGTAAAGCCACAAGAGGAGCTCAGAATCTAGAGAACAAGATTTCACAGATGCGGGATACAGACCAGCAACAACTACAGAATGAGTATGAGAAGCTAGTTCAGGGACTGCGTGATGCTGACGAGGCACGTCAAGAAGATGCCTTCATGGCAAATCCTG CCCTTCCCGAAGATTTACTTAAAGAGGCTGTTCCAGGAAACATTCGGAGGGCAGAACACTTTATTGCTTTCCTCAAGAGATTCATTGAGTatctgaagacgaggatgaaagTGCGCCAGGTCATTTCTGAAACACCGCCTTCGTTCCTTGCCCATCTCCGAGAGCATACTTTtatcgagaagaagccttTGAGATTTTGCGCTGAACGTCTGACATCGCTAGTCAGGACCCTTGAGCTCACCAATATTGAGGATTACCAGCCTCTTCAGGAGGTTGCAACTTTTGCAACGCTGGTGGCAACGTACGAGAAAGGCTTTCTCCTTATCCTTGAGCCCTTTGAGTCCGATACTGCTGAAGTGCCAAACCCCGTTCTTCACTTCACTTGTCTTGACGCCGCCATCGCTATCAAGCCCGTCTTTGATAGGTTCTACTCTGTTATTATCACGTCTGGTACCATTTCCCCACTGGAGATATACCCGAAGATGCTGGATTTCTCAACTGTCATACAAGAATCCTATGCCATGACCCTCGCTCGGAGATCCTTCATGCCTATGATTGTCACTCGGGGTAGCGATCAGGCTTCCGTCTCAACCAGCTTTCAGGTGCGGAATGAACCCAGTGTGGTTCGAAACTACGGCAATCTACTCACTGAATTTGCCAAGATCACGCCGGATGGGATGGttgtcttctttccatcctaTCTTTATATGGAATCTATCATTAGTATGTGGCAAGGAATGGGTATCCTTGATGAAGTTTGGAAGTACAAACTGATCCTGGTGGAAACGCCCGACGCACAGGAAACATCGCTTGCCCTGGAGACGTACCGCACAGCGTGCTGTAACGGCAGAGGAGCTGTTCTACTCTGTGTCGCCCGAGGAAAGGTATCCGAGGGTATCGATTTCGACCATCAATATGGTCGTACTGTGCTATGCATTGGAGTTCCATTCCAATACACCGAGTCACGTATTCTCAAGGCTCGTCTTCAGTTCTTGAGAGAAACATACCGCATCAAGGAGAATGACTTCCTCTCCTTTGATGCAATGCGACACGCCGCCCAGTGTCTGGGTCGAGTCTTGCGTGGGAAGGACGACTATGGAATCATGGTTCTTGCCGACCGGCgattccagaagaagcgctCACAGCTACCCAAATGGATTAACCAAGGTCTCCAAGAGTCAGACGTCAATCTGAGCACCGACATGGCCGTCAGTAGCGCAAGGCGATTCCTTCGGACAATGGCACAACCGTTCCGGGCTAAAGACCAGGAAGGCATCAGCACCTGGGGATATAAGGATCTGATGGAACataaggagaagatggatctAGAGAggatcaaggagcttgaggaggaagctcAACGGCCAAAGCCTGCCGCGCAGGACAACAATTTTGagtacgatgatgacgagttCGACCAGGatatgatggagatggatggcTTCTAG